In a genomic window of Rhinolophus ferrumequinum isolate MPI-CBG mRhiFer1 chromosome 2, mRhiFer1_v1.p, whole genome shotgun sequence:
- the LOC117033008 gene encoding keratin-associated protein 6-1-like, translating into MDGHIKGSLQGEVSRLKSPTPLLYPRTTSTTNTMYGYYGNYYGGLGYGCGYRGLGCGYGSCCGCGFRRLGCGYGCGYGCGYGSGYGYGSRSLCGCGYGYGSGYGSGFGYY; encoded by the exons ATGGACG GGCATATAAAAGGCTCTCTGCAGGGAGAAGTGTCCAGACTGAAGTCACCTACACCCCTTCTCTACCCAAGAACAACCTCAACAACCAACACCATGTACGGCTACTACGGAAACTACTATGGGGGCCTCGGCTATGGCTGTGGCTATAGAGGCCTGGGCTGTGGCTATGGCTCTTGCTGTGGCTGTGGCTTCCGCAGACTGGGCTGCGGCTATGGCTGTGGCTATGGCTGTGGCTATGGCTCTGGCTATGGATATGGCTCCCGCTCTCTCTGTGGCTGTGGCTATGGATATGGCTCTGGCTATGGCTCTGGCTTTGGCTACTATTGA